One genomic segment of Bosea sp. 685 includes these proteins:
- a CDS encoding Mu transposase C-terminal domain-containing protein: protein MQDPLPDQIDDAQWEEARRRADAIRTFLSHRSDQGTTADVAALATELGLSQATTYRLIGLFREGGSVRALVERKRGRPLGHRVLDPGREELVKSAIRATFLAPNRPPVSELVRMIQAHCMKAGLKPPHRRTIEARIKDVDLQHRARRRGDEATVKATTPVPGALRTTRPLEVVQLDHTRADIFVVDEETRLPIGRPWLTLAIDVHSRMVMGFHLTMDAPSRLSTSLCLLHAVFDKTAWLQEREISEPWPIAGLPDALHVDNGADFRSKAFKRGCDDAGVAVIWRPPGQPRFGGHIERLIGTQMGRLHLLPGTTFGDVDERGDYDSRRHAALTLRELERHIALDIAGAYHQSIHGGLGRPPLAVWRELEDRTPLRMPQDRQRFWLNFLPEDRRSLRPTGIHLFGLRYWSPALSADVGRVKSKLLVKYDPRDLARVFVQRPSGSFVEARYADITLPAATLHEVSAARKSLLAKGRREVGAEAILRTVIAQRELIDDAVRQTSSQRKRGRAASNSKVDDSGWGSLRGVDSSNPVPSVEDMD, encoded by the coding sequence ATGCAAGATCCGCTTCCCGACCAGATTGATGATGCTCAGTGGGAGGAAGCTCGACGGCGAGCCGACGCAATCCGCACATTTCTTAGTCATCGCAGCGACCAGGGCACGACGGCTGATGTCGCTGCACTGGCGACTGAACTCGGGCTTAGTCAGGCAACCACCTATCGGCTGATCGGTCTCTTCCGCGAAGGCGGCAGCGTGCGCGCTCTGGTCGAACGCAAGCGTGGCCGACCGCTTGGCCATCGCGTTCTTGACCCCGGGCGGGAGGAACTCGTCAAGAGCGCTATACGGGCGACCTTCCTGGCACCCAATCGCCCACCCGTCTCTGAGCTTGTGCGGATGATCCAGGCGCACTGCATGAAAGCGGGTCTCAAGCCGCCGCATCGACGCACGATCGAGGCGCGTATCAAGGATGTCGACCTGCAGCACCGCGCCAGGCGGCGTGGCGACGAGGCCACTGTGAAGGCGACGACTCCGGTTCCCGGCGCGCTGCGCACAACACGGCCACTCGAGGTGGTCCAACTCGACCATACAAGGGCAGATATCTTCGTCGTCGATGAAGAGACGCGACTGCCGATCGGTCGCCCGTGGCTGACGCTCGCGATCGACGTGCACAGCCGCATGGTCATGGGCTTCCATCTTACGATGGATGCGCCTTCGCGGCTCTCGACGAGCCTGTGTCTGCTGCACGCAGTATTCGACAAAACGGCTTGGCTCCAGGAGCGCGAGATTTCCGAGCCCTGGCCGATCGCTGGATTGCCGGACGCTCTGCATGTCGACAACGGCGCGGATTTCAGGAGCAAGGCTTTTAAGCGGGGCTGCGATGACGCCGGCGTCGCTGTCATCTGGCGCCCGCCTGGACAACCTCGGTTCGGCGGGCATATTGAGCGGCTCATCGGCACGCAAATGGGCCGCCTGCATCTTCTTCCGGGCACGACCTTCGGCGATGTGGATGAGCGCGGAGACTATGACAGCAGACGGCATGCCGCGCTCACGCTGCGCGAACTGGAGCGCCACATCGCGCTCGATATCGCCGGAGCCTATCACCAATCCATTCATGGTGGCCTGGGCCGGCCTCCCCTCGCCGTTTGGCGTGAGCTAGAAGATCGGACGCCTCTGCGCATGCCGCAAGATCGTCAGCGCTTCTGGCTGAACTTCCTGCCGGAAGACCGTCGCAGTTTGCGCCCGACCGGAATCCATCTGTTCGGCCTTCGCTATTGGTCGCCTGCCCTATCCGCCGATGTCGGCCGCGTAAAGAGCAAGCTGCTCGTCAAGTACGACCCCCGCGATCTGGCTCGCGTCTTCGTCCAGCGCCCATCCGGCAGCTTCGTCGAGGCCCGCTATGCCGACATTACCTTGCCCGCCGCTACGCTGCATGAGGTGAGCGCGGCCCGGAAATCCCTTCTTGCAAAGGGGCGGCGAGAAGTGGGCGCCGAGGCAATCTTGCGGACTGTCATCGCACAGCGAGAGTTGATCGATGACGCCGTTCGCCAGACTTCTTCTCAGCGCAAGCGGGGGCGAGCGGCCAGCAACTCCAAAGTGGATGATAGCGGCTGGGGCTCGCTTCGCGGCGTCGATTCCAGCAATCCTGTGCCCTCGGTCGAGGATATGGATTGA
- a CDS encoding FAD-binding oxidoreductase, translating to MHVVVIGAGIVGANCALELLRDGHQVTIVEPGEPGGRQAASYGHGCWISPASVVPMSMPGLWKQIPGHLLNLQGPLVIRWRHIGTLLPWLVRFLLAGSTVPRVERTARALSILLGDSPVRHRALADELGRSDLIRQEGLLYAYPDRTAFEAESLAWRLRRMTGLHCCELEAAELRAREPSLSDRYTFGVLAEDGAHCIDPEAYVSAIVELAVARGARLVKAKAMDLVFDGSRLDAVETDAGPVTCDRAVIALGVWSKKLARLAGDRIPLESERGYHGVIASPQGAPLHPIMPSDGKMANTPTAKGLRLSGQVELASVDTPPAWGRIDILLEHALKTYPSLGRREDLTIDRWMGHRPSTPDGLPVIGASSRSPDVFYAFGHGHVGFASGPITGRIVADQISGAPGGHNTEPFSPRRFRWAGRGR from the coding sequence ATGCACGTCGTTGTCATCGGTGCGGGAATTGTGGGTGCGAACTGTGCGCTCGAACTCCTGCGTGACGGTCACCAGGTCACGATCGTGGAGCCGGGAGAGCCCGGCGGTCGCCAGGCGGCAAGCTACGGTCACGGATGCTGGATCAGTCCGGCCTCGGTCGTCCCGATGTCGATGCCCGGCCTCTGGAAACAGATTCCCGGCCATCTGCTGAATCTGCAGGGGCCGCTGGTCATCCGCTGGCGTCACATCGGTACGCTGCTGCCCTGGCTCGTCCGCTTCCTGCTGGCCGGATCGACCGTGCCGCGCGTGGAACGGACGGCCCGAGCCCTGTCGATCTTATTGGGCGACAGCCCGGTCCGTCATCGCGCGCTTGCAGATGAACTCGGCCGCTCGGACCTCATCCGGCAGGAGGGGCTGCTCTACGCCTACCCGGACCGAACGGCCTTCGAGGCGGAAAGTCTCGCCTGGCGACTTCGCCGGATGACCGGGCTGCATTGCTGCGAACTCGAGGCGGCGGAACTGAGGGCGCGCGAACCCAGCCTGTCGGACCGCTATACCTTCGGTGTGCTCGCGGAAGACGGTGCCCACTGCATCGATCCGGAAGCCTATGTGTCGGCCATCGTCGAGCTGGCGGTCGCGCGCGGCGCTAGGCTCGTGAAGGCGAAAGCGATGGACCTCGTCTTCGATGGGAGTCGCCTCGACGCCGTGGAAACGGATGCCGGCCCCGTGACCTGTGATCGGGCCGTCATCGCCTTGGGCGTCTGGTCCAAGAAGCTCGCACGCCTCGCCGGGGACCGCATCCCGCTCGAATCCGAACGCGGCTATCACGGCGTCATCGCCTCTCCGCAGGGAGCTCCGTTGCATCCGATCATGCCCAGCGACGGCAAGATGGCCAATACTCCCACTGCGAAGGGCTTGCGGCTGTCGGGGCAGGTGGAGCTCGCATCCGTCGACACGCCACCGGCCTGGGGTCGCATCGACATCCTCCTTGAGCACGCGTTGAAGACCTATCCGTCTTTGGGACGGCGCGAGGATCTGACCATCGACCGATGGATGGGACACCGCCCGTCAACTCCCGATGGCCTGCCCGTGATCGGGGCTTCATCCCGCTCGCCCGACGTCTTCTATGCGTTCGGCCACGGCCATGTCGGTTTCGCCAGCGGTCCCATCACGGGGCGGATCGTCGCAGATCAGATCAGCGGCGCGCCCGGCGGCCACAATACGGAGCCGTTCTCTCCCCGGCGCTTCCGCTGGGCTGGGAGAGGCCGATGA
- a CDS encoding amino acid ABC transporter permease, with the protein MQYQWDFGFLLQYKGLIGVGVLYTIAFTIGTAISGLTVGCLIALARLSSFKVLTAIVTGFIEIFRCTPVLVQLVWCYYALPILTGIELSPSAAAFITLTLYGASFFGEIIRGGIISVDAGQWDAGRALGMRRHQLMSRVVLPQALRRMIPPLMNQSVLQLKNTSLLSVLAVPDLLYQGQLITSATYRPLETYTMIAGIYFIILFPLTRMAYRLEARMSR; encoded by the coding sequence GTGCAGTATCAGTGGGATTTCGGCTTTCTTCTCCAATACAAGGGGTTGATCGGGGTCGGTGTTCTTTACACGATCGCATTTACGATCGGAACGGCGATATCGGGATTGACGGTCGGTTGTCTGATTGCGCTGGCGCGCCTGTCCAGCTTCAAGGTGCTGACTGCGATCGTCACGGGCTTCATCGAGATCTTCCGATGCACGCCCGTCCTCGTTCAGCTGGTCTGGTGCTACTACGCCCTTCCGATCCTCACTGGCATCGAATTGTCGCCGAGCGCGGCTGCCTTCATTACCCTCACTCTCTACGGCGCCTCGTTCTTCGGCGAGATCATTCGCGGGGGCATCATCTCTGTTGATGCCGGCCAGTGGGATGCCGGGCGGGCGCTCGGCATGCGGCGGCATCAACTCATGTCGCGCGTGGTCCTTCCGCAAGCTCTGCGTCGGATGATCCCGCCGCTGATGAACCAGTCGGTGCTGCAGTTGAAGAACACTTCGCTGCTGTCTGTTCTCGCTGTCCCCGATCTTCTCTATCAAGGCCAGCTGATTACGTCAGCAACCTATAGGCCTCTCGAAACATACACGATGATCGCGGGCATCTACTTCATCATCCTTTTCCCGCTCACGCGCATGGCCTACCGGCTTGAAGCGCGGATGAGCCGCTGA
- a CDS encoding aspartate/glutamate racemase family protein, producing MGKSFGIIMLDTAFERPVGDVGNAASWPFPVMFETVKGATARTIVDGRDDDFLDAFVAAGVELERRGACALTTSCGFLVLRQNQLAARLKLPLATSSLLQIPQVARLLPAGRNVGVVTYDRASLTKAHFLEAGFATESPVAGLPKGGAFHRLIEGGQPYDRPVLEKELMDTVEDLIAREPSIGAIVLECTNLPPFSEAIHKRFSLPVFDILTLGRWLHAGASGG from the coding sequence ATGGGCAAGTCTTTTGGCATCATCATGCTCGACACCGCGTTCGAACGGCCGGTCGGGGATGTCGGGAATGCCGCGAGTTGGCCGTTTCCGGTCATGTTCGAGACTGTGAAGGGAGCCACGGCTCGTACTATTGTCGACGGGCGAGACGACGACTTTCTGGATGCCTTCGTCGCCGCAGGTGTCGAGCTGGAGAGACGTGGTGCGTGCGCCCTGACCACCTCGTGCGGCTTCCTGGTCCTGCGCCAGAACCAACTCGCCGCTCGTCTTAAGTTGCCGCTGGCGACCTCCAGCCTGCTGCAGATCCCGCAGGTGGCAAGACTTTTGCCGGCAGGGCGCAATGTCGGCGTCGTGACATACGATCGCGCTTCCTTGACGAAGGCACACTTTCTTGAAGCCGGCTTCGCGACGGAGTCGCCGGTGGCGGGGTTGCCGAAAGGTGGCGCCTTTCACCGTCTCATCGAGGGCGGACAGCCCTATGACCGACCGGTGCTGGAGAAGGAGCTGATGGACACGGTGGAAGACTTGATCGCCCGGGAGCCGTCGATCGGGGCCATCGTGCTCGAATGCACGAACCTGCCGCCGTTTTCGGAAGCGATCCACAAGCGCTTCTCGCTTCCCGTCTTCGACATACTGACGCTCGGCCGTTGGCTGCATGCGGGTGCGTCCGGAGGCTGA
- a CDS encoding MFS transporter → MKDLERSLLIAFSAASFFIVGVGIVLPAWIAFHIGGSGLVGLVLLSSSAAGLLLAPVAGHLADRHDRAQVTVAGQAIRALGLTLLAPIGFVAESLSPVLLVASGVLGAFGFALVSGSLSGILQAIIPEAQRMGFALRLSLFNQLGIAIGTGATGLAIDRLGSLTSALMFATATLACLPGLKTITAQARDVRSSQRLSLLPASRQALRYLLTSPQALSAAVTVGLAFAVIQITNLLLPGFVIRSLDGDSGLFGLLEMAAAITGMVALAVVGFPSIAKRLQGLTPTILAIAGASLSLFSLATNPIVAVVLYCVAGMLWNVSRAAANGHLLTIVDAGMIGRVQAFTTLLTGGFGLAIYLLPTIMPGASEATLYMACGVVIVVCVGGLSIWTKDQEQSQR, encoded by the coding sequence GTGAAAGATTTGGAAAGATCTCTGTTAATAGCGTTTTCGGCGGCTTCTTTCTTTATTGTTGGCGTCGGCATTGTTCTGCCTGCCTGGATAGCTTTCCACATTGGTGGCTCTGGACTGGTTGGACTGGTGTTACTCTCATCCAGCGCGGCCGGCTTATTGCTCGCGCCGGTCGCTGGCCACCTGGCTGATCGTCATGATCGGGCGCAGGTCACGGTGGCGGGGCAGGCGATCCGAGCCTTGGGGCTGACCCTGCTCGCCCCCATCGGATTTGTCGCAGAATCTCTATCGCCAGTCCTTCTCGTCGCCTCCGGCGTATTGGGAGCCTTCGGCTTCGCACTCGTGTCGGGGTCACTGAGCGGCATTTTGCAGGCAATCATTCCCGAAGCACAGCGCATGGGGTTCGCTCTTCGACTTTCGCTTTTCAATCAGCTGGGCATAGCAATCGGGACGGGTGCTACCGGGCTTGCGATTGACAGGCTCGGCAGTCTCACGTCCGCACTGATGTTTGCGACGGCAACTCTAGCATGTCTTCCTGGGCTGAAGACGATCACAGCGCAGGCCCGCGACGTCCGATCGTCTCAACGGCTTAGCCTGCTACCCGCTTCACGGCAGGCTCTCCGTTACTTGCTCACCAGCCCTCAAGCCCTCTCAGCGGCGGTAACCGTCGGGCTGGCATTTGCTGTGATCCAAATTACCAACCTGCTCCTTCCGGGTTTTGTGATCCGATCGCTCGACGGTGACAGTGGCCTGTTTGGCCTGCTCGAAATGGCTGCCGCGATCACTGGAATGGTCGCATTGGCGGTGGTGGGATTTCCGTCCATAGCTAAACGTCTGCAAGGTCTCACACCCACAATCTTGGCTATTGCTGGCGCCTCCCTGTCATTGTTTTCCCTCGCGACGAATCCGATCGTCGCTGTTGTTCTCTATTGTGTGGCCGGCATGCTCTGGAACGTGTCGCGAGCGGCGGCAAACGGCCACCTTTTGACTATTGTGGACGCCGGCATGATTGGCCGTGTGCAGGCATTCACGACCTTGCTTACAGGCGGGTTCGGGCTTGCGATATATCTCCTACCGACAATTATGCCAGGAGCCTCCGAGGCAACCCTATACATGGCATGTGGCGTGGTCATTGTGGTCTGCGTCGGGGGGCTATCGATTTGGACTAAAGATCAGGAACAGTCACAAAGATAA
- a CDS encoding thiamine pyrophosphate-binding protein, with amino-acid sequence MRGADILVEMLIGYGVEVVFGVPGDTNVPFYEALQEREGEIRHVMARDERSAGYMADAYGRFTSKPGVFECPSGAGAMYSLPPVAESNSSSVPVILLTIDIPLPGEGRGVLTELDCARLFEPITKMSVQVKSAEKLPEIIRRAFRVACSGKPGAVHLQIPEDMLLAEVDPGRISLHVESDCKEFPAYPTLPAPGKLEALLSQMVSSKRPLIVSGGGVNRSCAGPEITELAERLNIPVCTTMTGQGTMPDDHRLAVGVIGDNGFHPHANWALEHADFVLFVGSRMGSVVTIGWTFPKITLNKRVAQIDIDPEIMANNYENVLSIPGDARLVLQCLIDMAPVQADGTGTQAWVDELNGLREEFWRNSEALLNSEAAPLRPERAVRCFNEALEAYGKPAHIYSDAGTPTPHMTRFLKLRDRRTRFAIPRAFGGLGSALPATVGAWFADKERRPIGMFGDGSFGMAVGELETLVRLRVPAILLLFNNGTFGWIKGLHRLNGHNQCFGVDFLPPRGQAIAEAFDVKAWTAKNSAELDAALAEAFAHTEGPCLIDIHVESIADRVPPVYSWLVKRGKDPLSTKAEEVRYF; translated from the coding sequence ATGCGCGGTGCAGATATCCTTGTCGAAATGCTGATTGGTTACGGCGTTGAGGTCGTTTTCGGCGTTCCCGGCGACACCAACGTCCCGTTCTACGAAGCCTTGCAGGAACGTGAGGGCGAGATTCGCCACGTGATGGCCCGTGACGAGCGGTCCGCTGGCTACATGGCCGACGCCTACGGCCGGTTCACGAGCAAGCCCGGTGTCTTCGAGTGCCCGTCGGGCGCGGGCGCGATGTATTCGCTTCCTCCCGTCGCGGAGTCCAATTCATCTTCGGTGCCCGTGATTCTGCTGACGATCGACATCCCGTTGCCGGGCGAGGGTCGCGGCGTACTGACCGAGCTCGACTGTGCCCGCCTCTTCGAACCGATCACCAAGATGTCGGTGCAGGTGAAGTCGGCCGAAAAGCTGCCCGAGATCATCCGCCGCGCGTTCCGCGTCGCCTGTTCGGGCAAGCCCGGCGCGGTGCATCTGCAAATCCCGGAGGACATGCTCCTGGCCGAGGTCGATCCCGGGCGCATCTCCCTGCATGTCGAGTCGGATTGCAAGGAATTCCCCGCCTACCCGACGCTGCCTGCACCGGGCAAGCTGGAGGCACTGCTCTCGCAAATGGTCTCCAGCAAGCGCCCGCTGATCGTCTCCGGCGGTGGCGTGAACCGCTCCTGCGCCGGCCCGGAGATCACCGAGCTTGCGGAGCGCCTCAACATCCCGGTCTGCACGACCATGACGGGACAGGGCACCATGCCCGACGACCACCGGCTGGCCGTTGGCGTCATCGGCGACAACGGGTTCCATCCGCATGCCAACTGGGCGCTGGAGCATGCTGATTTCGTCTTGTTCGTTGGTTCAAGGATGGGATCGGTCGTCACCATCGGCTGGACCTTCCCGAAGATCACACTGAACAAGCGCGTCGCCCAGATCGACATCGATCCGGAGATTATGGCGAATAACTACGAGAACGTCCTCTCCATCCCCGGCGATGCGAGGCTCGTCCTTCAGTGCCTGATCGACATGGCACCTGTGCAGGCCGACGGAACGGGCACGCAGGCCTGGGTCGATGAGCTCAATGGCCTGCGAGAGGAGTTCTGGCGGAACTCCGAGGCATTGCTGAACTCGGAAGCCGCGCCACTGCGTCCGGAGCGGGCGGTTCGCTGCTTCAACGAGGCGCTAGAAGCATACGGCAAGCCGGCGCATATCTACTCGGACGCCGGCACGCCTACCCCGCATATGACCCGCTTCCTGAAGCTCAGGGACCGCAGGACACGGTTCGCGATTCCCCGCGCCTTCGGCGGTCTCGGGTCGGCGCTGCCGGCCACGGTCGGCGCGTGGTTCGCCGATAAGGAGCGGCGGCCGATCGGGATGTTCGGCGACGGATCGTTCGGCATGGCGGTCGGCGAGCTCGAGACACTCGTCCGGCTACGTGTGCCGGCCATTCTGCTACTGTTCAACAACGGCACCTTCGGCTGGATCAAAGGCCTCCATCGACTGAATGGGCATAACCAGTGCTTCGGCGTGGATTTCCTGCCGCCGCGCGGCCAGGCGATCGCCGAAGCCTTCGATGTCAAGGCCTGGACTGCGAAGAATTCCGCGGAGCTCGATGCGGCTCTCGCCGAGGCATTCGCCCACACCGAGGGGCCGTGCCTCATCGACATCCATGTCGAGTCAATCGCCGACCGCGTTCCCCCGGTATATTCGTGGCTTGTGAAACGCGGCAAGGATCCCCTCAGCACCAAGGCCGAGGAGGTTCGCTACTTCTAA
- a CDS encoding amino acid ABC transporter ATP-binding protein → MSENAMIELVGVQKSFGDFPVLKDITLSVKKRNVVALIGPSGSGKSTLLRSINLLTVPEKGLIRVGDQAIDFSRTPKLPGDKELSAFRARTGMVFQSFNLFPHMSVEQNVMEGPVTVLRLPKTEARDLAHDLLRKVGLAEKATAQPDSLSGGQKQRVAIARALAMKPDVMLFDEVTSALDPELVGEVLAVIRSLASEGMTMLLVTHEMTFARDVADRVVFMRDGRVVEEGEARQVIENPSQPATKAFLSHFHGGLGPS, encoded by the coding sequence ATGTCCGAAAACGCAATGATCGAACTGGTCGGGGTCCAGAAATCCTTCGGTGACTTCCCGGTTCTCAAAGATATCACGCTGAGCGTAAAAAAGCGCAACGTCGTTGCTCTGATCGGGCCGAGCGGCTCGGGAAAATCGACGCTCCTGCGCAGCATCAACCTGCTGACGGTGCCCGAGAAAGGCCTCATCCGCGTCGGCGATCAGGCCATCGACTTCTCTAGAACGCCGAAGCTTCCGGGGGACAAGGAGCTCTCGGCATTCCGCGCCCGCACCGGCATGGTCTTCCAGAGCTTCAACCTGTTCCCCCATATGAGTGTGGAGCAGAACGTCATGGAAGGGCCGGTCACGGTCCTCCGCTTGCCCAAGACCGAGGCGAGGGATTTGGCGCACGACCTTCTTCGCAAGGTCGGACTCGCGGAAAAGGCGACTGCCCAACCAGACAGTCTGTCGGGCGGGCAAAAGCAGCGCGTGGCGATCGCCCGCGCGCTGGCGATGAAGCCGGACGTGATGCTGTTCGACGAGGTGACCTCCGCGCTCGACCCCGAACTCGTCGGCGAGGTTCTCGCAGTCATTCGGTCCTTGGCGAGCGAAGGCATGACGATGCTTCTCGTCACGCATGAAATGACCTTCGCACGCGACGTCGCCGATCGCGTCGTTTTCATGCGGGATGGCCGCGTCGTAGAGGAGGGCGAGGCTCGGCAAGTGATCGAGAACCCGTCCCAGCCGGCGACCAAAGCCTTTCTCAGCCACTTTCACGGAGGGCTCGGCCCGTCGTGA
- a CDS encoding transporter substrate-binding domain-containing protein gives MIKRREFAGLVGLAAAGAAAALSTPAVAQQPSAGGSTFDRIRSTKKLRVAGIVGTEPYYHKDITTGQWSGFCMSMARDLAKSLEAEVEISETTWGNAVLDLQANKIDIMFGLSPTPSRALVVEFTRPIMQNTFTIIAKAGLEPKAWEELNKPEVRIAVDIGSTHDLFARRVLPKATLIALKSPDEATLSVQTGRADAVIQVAMLSLVTVKKNPRVGKIVIPGPIVRQPTCAGVRAEDSARFRTFVDNWLEFNRSSGVMSEWITSSLDLVGVKREDIPADIQF, from the coding sequence ATGATCAAGCGGAGGGAATTCGCCGGGCTCGTCGGTCTGGCCGCGGCCGGCGCCGCGGCTGCCTTGTCGACGCCCGCCGTCGCGCAGCAGCCAAGCGCGGGCGGCTCGACCTTCGACCGCATCCGCAGCACGAAGAAGCTGCGCGTCGCTGGCATCGTGGGCACCGAACCCTATTATCACAAGGATATTACAACCGGCCAATGGTCGGGCTTCTGCATGAGCATGGCGCGCGACCTCGCGAAGTCGCTCGAGGCGGAAGTCGAGATCAGCGAGACCACATGGGGCAACGCGGTCTTGGACCTACAGGCCAACAAGATCGACATCATGTTCGGCTTGAGCCCGACACCCTCGCGTGCGCTGGTGGTCGAGTTCACGCGGCCGATCATGCAGAACACCTTCACGATCATCGCCAAGGCCGGCCTCGAGCCGAAGGCCTGGGAAGAGCTGAACAAGCCGGAGGTTCGCATCGCGGTGGACATCGGCTCCACGCACGACCTCTTCGCCCGTCGCGTCCTTCCGAAGGCGACGCTGATCGCCCTAAAGTCGCCCGACGAGGCAACCCTGTCCGTGCAGACCGGACGCGCGGATGCCGTCATCCAGGTCGCCATGCTCTCGCTGGTTACGGTCAAGAAGAACCCGCGTGTCGGCAAGATCGTCATTCCCGGCCCTATCGTCCGACAGCCGACCTGCGCCGGCGTGCGCGCTGAGGACAGCGCGAGATTCAGGACGTTCGTCGACAATTGGCTGGAGTTCAACCGCTCCTCGGGCGTGATGTCGGAATGGATCACCTCGAGTCTCGATCTCGTGGGCGTGAAGAGAGAGGATATCCCCGCCGATATCCAGTTTTGA
- a CDS encoding LysR substrate-binding domain-containing protein, whose translation MQRYLPSLSALHAFEAAARFMNFTRAAEDLGLTQSGISRQIRNLEDFLGVTLFHRAGPRLILTEIGATYYRDVAITLDKLQEISIDAVRGRSVETSLMIGTHHALASRWLVARLGTFLTAHPDIPLEITSAKPTTDFETTRLDVAILRGAGSWHHARAIELFAEELAVVASPRLIPVGEKLDPLDFSKFHLLQNASRPSLWLHWLRTAKLDYSGRIQGPRFAHNDMLINAAVNGIGIAVIPACFIEGELMRGELHTPFGPPIGSGDSYYVVYPERKGGQPNIVVFRDWLVRQTRKYKRMTSSDKGRSDESASG comes from the coding sequence ATGCAACGTTACCTGCCGTCCCTTTCAGCCCTGCACGCTTTCGAAGCCGCGGCGCGGTTCATGAACTTTACGCGCGCCGCGGAGGATCTGGGCCTGACCCAAAGCGGAATTAGTCGGCAAATCCGGAATCTCGAGGATTTCCTGGGCGTCACGCTTTTCCACCGAGCGGGCCCTCGCCTCATCCTGACGGAGATAGGGGCGACCTACTATCGGGATGTCGCGATCACTCTCGACAAATTGCAGGAAATCTCGATCGACGCAGTCAGAGGCCGGAGTGTCGAAACGTCCCTGATGATCGGCACGCATCACGCCCTGGCATCTCGATGGCTTGTCGCACGGCTGGGAACGTTTCTAACCGCTCATCCCGACATCCCGCTAGAAATCACGTCGGCAAAGCCTACGACCGACTTTGAAACCACGCGCCTCGACGTCGCCATCTTGCGCGGCGCGGGATCGTGGCATCATGCGCGAGCGATAGAACTCTTTGCGGAGGAGCTTGCCGTCGTGGCCTCTCCCCGGTTAATCCCGGTCGGGGAAAAGCTCGATCCGCTCGACTTTTCGAAGTTTCATCTGCTCCAGAACGCGAGCCGGCCCAGCCTCTGGCTGCATTGGTTGCGGACCGCGAAACTTGACTACAGCGGCAGGATCCAGGGGCCCCGCTTCGCGCACAACGACATGCTGATCAATGCGGCCGTGAATGGCATCGGCATCGCTGTTATCCCAGCCTGCTTCATTGAGGGAGAGCTTATGCGAGGCGAACTCCACACTCCCTTCGGGCCGCCAATCGGCTCGGGAGATTCATACTACGTGGTTTATCCCGAGCGGAAGGGGGGGCAGCCCAACATCGTCGTGTTCCGCGATTGGCTTGTTCGGCAAACCCGAAAATACAAACGCATGACCTCGTCCGATAAAGGCAGGTCGGATGAATCAGCCAGCGGATGA